From Weissella diestrammenae, a single genomic window includes:
- a CDS encoding YfbR-like 5'-deoxynucleotidase yields MGFHQYLSGLSELEMINRAPGYFKYFPHSVAAHSWKVTQVAQFLGDVEEQHGHAVDWRLLYEKALNHDISERFIGDIRTPVKYASSELRHMLADVEESLADNFIRMEVPVEYREAYHRRLTEGKDDSLEGRILSVADKVDLLYEAFGELQKGNPEPVFMEIYKESLETIYAFRDMPSSAYFIRQVLPEMLAEEFPGSERLQRIYIAIFNAE; encoded by the coding sequence ATGGGATTTCATCAGTATTTATCAGGCCTTAGCGAATTAGAAATGATTAATCGTGCGCCAGGTTATTTTAAGTATTTTCCACATTCTGTGGCAGCACATTCTTGGAAAGTCACACAAGTCGCACAATTTTTGGGTGATGTTGAAGAACAACATGGGCATGCAGTTGATTGGCGTTTGTTGTATGAAAAGGCATTAAATCACGATATTAGCGAACGTTTTATTGGCGATATTCGGACGCCAGTTAAATATGCATCTTCTGAATTACGGCATATGTTAGCTGACGTTGAAGAGTCATTAGCCGATAATTTCATTCGCATGGAAGTTCCAGTCGAGTATCGAGAAGCATATCATCGACGATTAACTGAAGGCAAAGATGATAGTTTAGAAGGCCGAATTCTTTCCGTTGCAGATAAGGTTGACTTACTTTATGAAGCTTTTGGTGAATTACAAAAGGGCAATCCTGAGCCAGTATTTATGGAAATATATAAGGAAAGTCTGGAAACAATTTACGCCTTTCGTGATATGCCGAGCTCGGCATATTTTATCCGTCAGGTGCTACCAGAAATGTTAGCAGAGGAATTTCCGGGATCAGAACGGTTGCAACGCATTTATATTGCCATTTTTAATGCTGAATAG
- a CDS encoding CamS family sex pheromone protein, which yields MRYIKWIGALVVIFILGSALVFFGNFYAKNSSNVTSTKSNKTTVSNKVTTKKGVTLTGTASSDQYKSVIKDGNYLVGKARGITASMNDNQFNTESFENGLLTISKAHFSPKSYVFQEGQLLTASTATKWLARQSNTNTEGLNPEDNGKTDDGRNPIYLQTIEEQDFMTQDGDNLKLSGIVLGIAMNTVDTYQKEQYGANFTQKIDAATRIAKGKEMAAEIIKRYRKMSGVSKDTPIVIAAYAQSPDDSLTGGSFYSWAESKSGETLSGWTDLKYANIVLPMQDNTTDVKSVATNLNKDFVNFQNTIQGFFPNLSYVTAQAQYDGQNLMGLHVDITTQFYSQTEINSFANYLAQTAPNFLPTNVPVQIRISTVSGIQALLVQKANSKTYEVINLSSY from the coding sequence ATGCGCTATATTAAATGGATTGGTGCGCTTGTTGTTATTTTTATTTTGGGTAGTGCGCTTGTATTTTTTGGCAATTTTTATGCCAAAAACTCGTCTAATGTGACATCTACAAAATCAAATAAAACAACAGTCAGTAATAAAGTGACAACCAAAAAAGGCGTGACATTGACTGGTACAGCGTCAAGTGATCAATATAAGTCAGTTATCAAGGACGGTAATTATTTAGTTGGGAAAGCACGTGGTATCACGGCCAGTATGAATGATAATCAATTTAATACTGAGAGTTTTGAAAACGGCCTATTGACCATTTCAAAAGCCCATTTTTCACCTAAGTCATATGTCTTCCAAGAAGGCCAATTATTAACTGCCAGTACGGCCACAAAATGGTTAGCGCGACAGTCTAATACAAATACCGAAGGCCTCAATCCTGAAGATAATGGTAAGACAGATGATGGTCGTAATCCTATCTACTTACAAACGATTGAAGAACAAGATTTCATGACGCAAGATGGAGATAATCTCAAATTGAGTGGGATTGTCTTGGGAATTGCGATGAATACAGTTGACACCTATCAAAAAGAACAATATGGTGCCAATTTTACGCAAAAAATTGATGCAGCTACGCGAATTGCTAAGGGTAAAGAAATGGCTGCTGAAATTATCAAGCGCTATCGAAAGATGAGTGGCGTTTCAAAAGACACACCAATCGTGATTGCTGCCTACGCACAGTCACCTGATGATAGCTTAACTGGTGGTAGTTTCTATAGTTGGGCGGAATCAAAATCAGGTGAAACATTGAGTGGTTGGACCGATTTAAAATATGCCAATATTGTTTTACCAATGCAAGATAATACAACAGATGTCAAAAGTGTGGCTACGAATCTCAACAAGGATTTTGTTAATTTTCAAAATACGATTCAAGGCTTTTTCCCAAATTTATCATATGTGACGGCGCAAGCGCAATATGATGGTCAAAATTTAATGGGGTTGCATGTTGATATTACAACACAATTTTATTCACAAACAGAAATCAATAGTTTCGCCAATTATTTGGCACAAACAGCACCAAACTTTTTACCAACCAACGTACCAGTTCAAATTAGAATCAGTACTGTCAGTGGCATTCAAGCATTATTAGTTCAAAAAGCGAATAGTAAAACGTATGAAGTGATTAATTTAAGCTCGTATTAA
- the uvrB gene encoding excinuclease ABC subunit UvrB, producing MITKKEDRSFEIVSKYQPTGDQPKAIEKLVTGLKNGIKEQVLLGATGTGKTFTISEVIAKANKPVLVLSHNKTLAGQLYGEFKEFFPNNAVEYFVSYYDYYQPEAYVPSSDTYIEKDSSINDEIDKLRNSATSSLLSRNDTIVVASVSSIFGLGDPHQYRDHVINIRVGDELERNHLMRDLIDIQFQRNDIDFQRGRFRVRGDVVEIFPASSDAKALRIEFFGDEVDRIREIDSLTGEIVSDLDTITIFPATHFMTNEIIRERALVTIQAELDEQLKQLEESGKLLEAQRLKQRTEYDIEMIREMGFTSGIENYSRHMDGRKPGEPPFTLLDFFPDDFLIIVDESHVTMPQVRGMYNGDRARKQTLIDFGFRLPSALDNRPLRLEEFEKHVHQIIYMSATPGDYETDRVPESAVAQQIIRPTGLLDPEVEVRPVNGQIDDLLNEINKRAARDERVFVTTLTKKMSEDLTDYLEDVGVKVKYLHSDIKTLERTEIIRDLRLGKFDVLVGINLLREGIDVPEVSLVAILDADKEGFLRNTRSLIQTIGRAARNENGHVILYADHVTASMQAAMDETARRRATQIAYNRAHDITPHTIKKEIRDLIAVTHEVSDKDSQTSFTEVAFKDMARADQDAMLANLEEQMRAAAKRLDFEDAANLRDAVMELKLQIGK from the coding sequence ATGATAACAAAAAAAGAAGACCGGTCATTTGAAATTGTTTCAAAATATCAACCAACCGGCGATCAACCTAAAGCAATTGAAAAATTAGTCACAGGGTTGAAAAATGGTATCAAAGAACAAGTTTTGCTTGGAGCAACTGGTACGGGTAAAACATTTACAATTTCAGAAGTCATTGCAAAAGCCAATAAACCGGTTTTAGTGTTGTCACATAATAAGACGCTAGCTGGTCAACTTTATGGTGAGTTTAAAGAGTTTTTTCCAAATAATGCGGTAGAGTACTTTGTCTCGTATTATGATTACTATCAGCCAGAGGCTTATGTGCCTTCATCCGATACTTATATTGAAAAAGATTCATCCATTAATGACGAAATCGATAAATTACGAAATTCGGCTACTTCTTCTTTGCTATCACGCAATGACACAATTGTTGTGGCATCAGTGTCATCGATTTTTGGATTAGGAGATCCACATCAATATCGGGATCATGTCATTAATATTCGAGTCGGTGATGAATTAGAGCGAAATCATTTGATGCGTGATTTAATCGATATTCAATTCCAGAGAAATGATATTGATTTTCAACGTGGGCGTTTTAGGGTTCGAGGCGATGTTGTTGAAATCTTCCCAGCTTCATCTGATGCAAAGGCGCTTCGAATTGAATTCTTTGGAGATGAAGTAGACCGCATTCGTGAAATTGATAGTCTGACTGGTGAAATCGTTTCAGATCTTGATACAATTACTATTTTCCCAGCGACACATTTTATGACGAATGAAATAATTCGGGAACGGGCCTTGGTGACCATTCAAGCTGAGTTGGATGAACAGCTGAAGCAGTTAGAGGAAAGTGGTAAGCTTCTTGAAGCCCAACGACTTAAACAACGTACTGAATATGACATCGAAATGATTCGAGAAATGGGCTTTACAAGTGGCATTGAGAATTATTCCCGCCATATGGATGGGCGGAAGCCAGGGGAACCACCATTCACGCTGTTAGACTTTTTCCCAGATGATTTTTTAATCATTGTTGATGAATCGCATGTGACTATGCCACAAGTACGTGGTATGTATAATGGTGATCGGGCGCGGAAACAAACGTTGATTGATTTTGGTTTTAGACTGCCATCGGCGTTAGATAATCGACCATTGCGTCTCGAAGAATTTGAAAAGCATGTTCATCAAATTATTTATATGTCGGCAACCCCAGGTGATTATGAAACGGACCGGGTGCCTGAATCTGCAGTAGCGCAGCAAATCATTCGACCAACTGGCTTACTGGATCCAGAAGTAGAGGTTAGACCAGTTAATGGTCAGATTGATGATTTATTGAATGAAATTAATAAACGCGCCGCTCGGGATGAACGTGTATTCGTAACGACTTTAACTAAGAAAATGTCGGAAGATTTAACTGATTACTTAGAGGATGTTGGCGTCAAGGTCAAGTATTTACATTCAGATATTAAAACCTTGGAACGAACAGAAATCATTCGTGACTTACGTTTGGGTAAATTTGATGTGCTCGTTGGAATTAACCTTTTGCGAGAGGGAATCGATGTGCCAGAGGTATCATTGGTCGCTATTTTAGATGCCGACAAGGAAGGGTTCCTCAGAAATACGCGGTCATTGATTCAGACCATTGGACGTGCGGCACGAAATGAGAATGGGCATGTGATATTGTATGCAGACCATGTCACTGCTTCAATGCAAGCCGCAATGGACGAAACAGCGCGTCGACGAGCAACGCAAATTGCATATAACCGAGCACATGATATTACGCCACATACGATTAAGAAAGAAATTCGTGACTTGATTGCTGTGACACATGAAGTGAGTGATAAAGACAGTCAGACTTCATTTACGGAAGTAGCATTTAAAGATATGGCACGTGCTGATCAAGATGCCATGTTAGCTAATCTAGAAGAACAAATGCGCGCAGCTGCAAAACGACTTGATTTTGAAGACGCTGCTAATTTACGAGATGCTGTGATGGAACTCAAGTTACAAATCGGCAAGTAA
- a CDS encoding HIT family protein, protein MADIFDKILIGDIPAFKIYEDQDVLAFLDISQITPGHTLVIPKADLTDIFDYNEADAAKVLSKLPRVARAIKASNPEIVGLNIVSNNGSGAGQIVMHSHFHLIPRYRNDGFKITEFNHADQYSTEQYEALAQKIRQHLEANTNE, encoded by the coding sequence ATGGCAGACATATTTGACAAAATTTTAATCGGTGACATCCCTGCTTTTAAAATTTATGAAGATCAAGACGTACTTGCATTCTTAGATATATCACAAATCACGCCCGGACACACTTTAGTTATCCCTAAGGCAGACCTCACCGACATTTTTGATTACAACGAAGCAGATGCCGCAAAAGTGCTGTCAAAATTGCCACGTGTTGCCCGTGCGATTAAAGCCAGCAATCCTGAAATCGTTGGGTTGAACATCGTCTCTAATAATGGCTCTGGCGCTGGTCAAATTGTAATGCATTCTCATTTTCACTTGATTCCACGTTATCGAAATGACGGCTTCAAAATTACTGAATTTAATCATGCCGATCAATATTCAACTGAACAATATGAGGCACTCGCTCAAAAAATTAGACAGCACCTGGAGGCAAATACAAATGAATGA
- a CDS encoding MarR family winged helix-turn-helix transcriptional regulator, producing MENQELFDQILRLTRQPSIWFTAMINNLGRDEFSRPDNSRRLLRILSTSAQPISAGTIADILAIRPASVTQLIKKLVTDEYVERIKDAHDARIVLVQITDLGRQYLEERDAEREDFERDLFSVFDAKEREQFTKSLVKLNEHVGSESFIKAMTQHMDPRQRQLFAHLQKNNRRMNVHMARGMQHARRHMGHDEPWHDFFNDNLK from the coding sequence ATGGAAAATCAAGAATTATTTGATCAAATTTTGCGATTAACCCGTCAACCTAGCATTTGGTTTACCGCCATGATTAATAATCTGGGGCGAGATGAGTTTAGTCGGCCTGACAATAGTCGGCGTCTATTGCGGATATTGAGTACGTCAGCGCAACCCATCAGTGCCGGTACCATCGCTGACATTTTAGCTATTCGGCCAGCGTCGGTGACGCAATTGATTAAAAAATTAGTGACTGATGAGTATGTTGAACGCATAAAGGATGCGCATGATGCCAGAATTGTACTAGTACAAATTACTGATCTTGGTCGGCAATATTTAGAAGAACGAGATGCAGAGCGTGAAGATTTTGAACGTGACTTATTCAGCGTTTTTGATGCAAAAGAACGGGAGCAATTCACTAAAAGTTTGGTCAAACTGAATGAACATGTAGGTTCTGAAAGTTTTATCAAAGCGATGACTCAGCATATGGATCCGAGGCAACGGCAATTATTTGCACATTTGCAAAAGAATAATCGGCGGATGAATGTGCATATGGCTCGAGGTATGCAACATGCAAGGCGACACATGGGACACGATGAACCATGGCATGATTTTTTTAATGATAATTTAAAATAG
- a CDS encoding ABC transporter ATP-binding protein: protein MTLQVEHVSGGYGQLNVLKDVTFSVAAGQLTALVGLNGSGKSTTINHIIGLLAPKSGNITLNNYQLKKDPVAYKAQIAYIPEQPVLYPELTLREHLDVTINSYRLNQQSAWENAQKLLKIFRLDNKLDWFPVHFSKGMRQKVMIIMAFITDAKLFIIDEPFLGLDVVAVKDLLQLIDERKNNGTAFLITTHVIATLADHADQFVYLKDGQVAAQGPMNQFQQSVPELVSEG from the coding sequence ATGACATTACAAGTTGAACACGTATCAGGTGGGTATGGTCAATTGAACGTTTTAAAAGACGTTACATTTTCTGTCGCAGCTGGCCAACTAACGGCACTCGTTGGGCTGAATGGCTCTGGTAAATCAACAACGATCAATCATATTATTGGGTTACTTGCACCGAAATCAGGTAACATTACCTTAAATAATTATCAATTGAAAAAAGACCCAGTTGCTTATAAGGCACAAATTGCATACATTCCTGAACAACCAGTTTTATATCCTGAATTAACATTGAGAGAGCATCTTGATGTGACGATTAATAGTTATCGGCTAAATCAACAAAGCGCCTGGGAAAATGCCCAAAAACTGTTAAAAATATTTCGACTAGATAATAAATTAGATTGGTTTCCAGTTCATTTTTCAAAAGGCATGCGACAAAAAGTCATGATTATTATGGCTTTCATTACTGATGCTAAACTTTTTATTATTGATGAGCCTTTTCTAGGATTAGATGTGGTTGCGGTTAAGGACTTATTACAATTGATTGATGAACGCAAAAATAATGGGACGGCCTTTTTGATAACGACCCATGTTATTGCAACTTTAGCTGATCATGCTGATCAATTTGTTTATTTAAAAGATGGACAGGTGGCTGCACAAGGCCCAATGAATCAATTTCAACAATCAGTGCCAGAATTAGTGAGTGAGGGCTAA
- a CDS encoding ABC transporter ATP-binding protein, giving the protein MARQHGVSRTDRNEPKASAAGLWHIIKLAHPKFSLMIPGFLLAISGVILNLFAPKFSGQLINSFSSGHQLNQRLIVIVLMLFVGGAIVSAIGSFLTGVAGEQLVRNLRRIVWDKLVVFKVSYFDQVKSGETTSRLTNDTNQVKTLVANALPGFLTSSIQMVGAVVLMFATDWHLALWIVIAVPITAALVTPVMIFAAKVGHGTQDAMAEFTGSSQETLSEMRLVKSSGAESYVLKHGQSLIDNLFKFGKREAIVDGVIGPIMTLVMMSLFVLILVVGALRVSRGESSMGTLFSFIMYLFQIMPALATVGTFATTFSKTQGATQRLITLLDEPVEDLAAGEDINIEGQTLVANQIDFKYQDDQSILSQVSFEAKPNTVVAFVGPSGGGKSTIFQLLERFYHPTNGEILLGEKSIDTISLKAWRRQIGFVSQDSAIMAGTIRDNLTYGLTGHYSDQQLWDVLEMAYADEFVQAMSDGLDTQVGERGVKVSGGQRQRLAIARAFLRDPKLLMLDEATASLDSESEAMVQKALEKLMKNRTTLVIAHRLSTIVDADQIYFVAHGQITGQGTHQELLATHELYAEYVNEQIVTQ; this is encoded by the coding sequence ATGGCAAGACAACATGGCGTTAGCCGAACAGATCGAAATGAACCGAAGGCCAGTGCGGCTGGTTTGTGGCATATCATTAAATTAGCGCACCCTAAATTTAGTTTAATGATTCCGGGTTTTTTACTGGCCATTAGTGGTGTGATTTTAAATTTATTTGCGCCTAAGTTTTCAGGTCAATTAATTAATTCTTTCTCCAGCGGACATCAACTCAATCAACGATTAATTGTGATTGTTTTAATGCTATTTGTCGGTGGGGCAATTGTATCAGCAATTGGAAGTTTTTTAACAGGTGTTGCGGGTGAACAGCTCGTTCGGAATTTACGACGCATCGTATGGGATAAGTTAGTTGTTTTTAAGGTGAGTTATTTTGACCAAGTTAAATCTGGTGAAACCACCTCGCGTTTGACAAATGATACAAATCAGGTCAAGACATTAGTCGCCAATGCTTTACCTGGTTTCTTGACAAGCTCAATTCAAATGGTGGGTGCAGTTGTTCTGATGTTTGCAACTGATTGGCATCTCGCTCTTTGGATTGTGATTGCAGTTCCGATTACGGCCGCATTGGTGACACCAGTCATGATTTTTGCTGCAAAGGTGGGGCATGGTACCCAAGATGCCATGGCCGAATTCACTGGTTCTTCTCAAGAAACGCTTTCTGAAATGCGCTTAGTAAAATCATCAGGTGCTGAAAGTTATGTCCTTAAACATGGTCAGAGCTTAATTGATAATTTATTTAAATTTGGTAAGCGTGAGGCGATTGTTGATGGTGTCATTGGCCCAATTATGACGCTTGTGATGATGAGTTTATTTGTCCTGATTTTGGTTGTTGGTGCCTTGCGCGTATCACGTGGCGAATCAAGCATGGGAACGTTATTTAGTTTTATTATGTATCTCTTTCAGATTATGCCGGCGTTAGCTACAGTTGGTACATTTGCAACAACTTTCTCAAAGACTCAAGGGGCAACGCAACGTTTAATTACCTTGTTAGACGAACCAGTGGAAGATTTGGCAGCTGGAGAGGACATTAATATTGAAGGTCAAACATTAGTCGCAAATCAGATTGACTTTAAATATCAAGATGATCAATCGATATTATCGCAAGTTTCATTTGAGGCAAAGCCTAATACAGTGGTTGCATTCGTTGGTCCTTCTGGCGGTGGAAAATCGACCATTTTTCAATTATTAGAACGTTTTTATCACCCCACAAATGGAGAGATATTATTGGGTGAAAAATCAATTGATACAATTTCACTCAAAGCTTGGCGGCGCCAAATTGGTTTTGTTTCACAAGATTCTGCGATTATGGCAGGCACCATTCGTGATAACCTCACTTATGGTCTAACTGGTCACTATTCAGATCAGCAACTGTGGGATGTCTTAGAAATGGCCTATGCGGATGAATTCGTGCAGGCGATGAGCGACGGACTGGACACGCAAGTCGGTGAACGTGGGGTCAAAGTTTCAGGCGGTCAACGGCAACGTTTAGCTATCGCACGGGCATTCCTTCGTGATCCTAAGTTATTGATGTTAGATGAAGCTACGGCATCTTTGGATTCAGAATCTGAAGCCATGGTTCAAAAAGCATTAGAAAAACTCATGAAAAACCGGACGACTTTGGTAATTGCACACCGTTTGTCAACTATTGTTGATGCAGATCAAATTTATTTTGTGGCACATGGTCAAATTACTGGTCAAGGCACACATCAAGAATTGTTAGCAACGCATGAATTATATGCTGAATATGTCAATGAACAAATCGTGACACAATAG
- a CDS encoding ABC transporter permease has translation MNSFFRSRLSKQWQRYFMLGRYVFNDHAILAMLIALGGAAMAYQRLLTTLAVNGWTQSLFAVVLGLTLLVNRQPANFLLPADPIYLLADEQKIRDLVRQGTRYSLFIAGIVEFFLLLLLWPMMMHLYAFSTLVCLAFSGGIVLIKVYLMWQRAVHLMQFGQGRDGAENLVNWSSLVESENNRRATVDSFFNAFIDLHGAGNQIKQRQWLEKIIRPQRGNLLQLTFLRHVVFLNVWATISSVSLLLAILTQHWVRFGLLTVFIYLLAIQLIPIARQHDQIVFQRLYPTTSKERERQYIRTTAPWLWAIALLDIIVMIFTHGALLELIALVVVTIVLSLLYPKYQLNRRRNINALKK, from the coding sequence ATGAATTCTTTTTTCAGAAGCCGACTTTCAAAACAGTGGCAACGATATTTCATGTTAGGTCGATATGTGTTTAATGACCATGCAATTTTAGCCATGTTAATTGCATTAGGTGGTGCGGCAATGGCGTACCAACGGCTATTAACAACGTTAGCAGTCAATGGCTGGACACAAAGCCTGTTCGCAGTTGTATTGGGATTGACACTATTAGTTAACCGTCAACCGGCTAATTTTTTGTTACCAGCTGACCCAATTTATTTACTCGCTGATGAACAAAAAATTCGCGATTTAGTTCGACAGGGCACACGCTACTCGTTGTTTATTGCAGGTATTGTTGAATTCTTTTTACTCCTGTTACTATGGCCGATGATGATGCATCTCTATGCTTTTTCTACTCTGGTTTGCCTTGCTTTTTCAGGCGGAATAGTGCTGATAAAAGTTTATTTAATGTGGCAACGTGCCGTCCATCTGATGCAATTTGGTCAAGGTCGAGATGGGGCGGAAAATTTAGTCAATTGGTCAAGTCTAGTTGAATCTGAAAATAATCGTCGAGCGACAGTTGACTCATTTTTTAACGCCTTCATTGATTTACATGGTGCGGGTAATCAAATTAAACAACGGCAATGGTTAGAAAAAATAATTCGGCCTCAACGAGGAAATCTGTTACAATTAACCTTTCTAAGACATGTCGTCTTTTTGAATGTTTGGGCGACAATCTCAAGTGTAAGTTTGCTATTAGCAATTCTGACGCAACATTGGGTTCGTTTTGGACTCTTGACGGTTTTTATTTATTTGTTGGCCATTCAATTGATTCCAATAGCCCGGCAGCATGATCAGATTGTCTTTCAAAGATTGTATCCGACGACGTCAAAAGAACGAGAACGACAATATATTCGGACAACAGCACCGTGGTTGTGGGCAATTGCCTTGCTAGACATCATTGTGATGATTTTTACTCATGGGGCGTTGTTAGAATTGATCGCGTTAGTAGTTGTGACTATCGTATTAAGTCTGCTATATCCAAAATATCAGTTAAACAGAAGGAGAAATATAAATGCGCTTAAGAAATAA
- the trmB gene encoding tRNA (guanosine(46)-N7)-methyltransferase TrmB, protein MRLRNKKWASSWLDEHDELVITQDRATGLQGNWQSIFSNEAPIQVEIGTGKGQFIIGMAKKYPEINFIGMEIQESAVAVAARKAFEDEHELPNLKFIFGDGAGVETYFSNGEISKIYLNFSDPWPKTRHETRRLTYRSFLSGYQTVLPSGGELAFKTDNRGLFEYSLYSFANFGVKFVAQGISLDLHADEEKMQDNVATEYEEKFSTAGFPIYQFIGQFE, encoded by the coding sequence ATGCGCTTAAGAAATAAAAAATGGGCGAGTAGTTGGTTAGATGAGCATGATGAATTAGTCATTACTCAAGATCGAGCAACTGGCTTACAGGGAAATTGGCAGTCCATCTTTTCTAATGAAGCACCGATTCAAGTAGAAATTGGGACTGGTAAGGGTCAATTTATTATTGGCATGGCTAAAAAATATCCCGAAATTAATTTTATTGGGATGGAAATTCAAGAATCAGCTGTGGCAGTTGCTGCGCGTAAAGCATTCGAGGATGAGCATGAACTACCTAATTTAAAATTTATTTTTGGCGATGGTGCAGGCGTAGAGACGTACTTTAGTAATGGTGAAATCAGCAAGATTTACCTTAATTTTTCTGATCCGTGGCCCAAAACACGGCATGAAACGCGTCGTTTAACATATCGGTCATTTCTATCGGGCTATCAGACGGTATTACCAAGCGGTGGTGAGTTGGCATTTAAAACCGACAATCGTGGTTTATTTGAATATTCATTGTATAGTTTTGCTAATTTCGGTGTTAAATTTGTTGCTCAAGGAATTTCACTTGATTTACATGCAGATGAAGAAAAAATGCAAGATAATGTGGCAACTGAATATGAAGAAAAATTCTCAACGGCCGGCTTCCCTATCTATCAATTTATTGGTCAATTTGAATAA